Genomic window (Streptococcus porcinus):
ATAACATGCACAAATTGTTCTGCTTTGTCGGTTTCGTCATCAATTTCACCAACAATTTCTTCCAATAAATCTTCCAAGGTAACCAGTCCAGCTACGCCTCCATACTCATCTAAAAGGATTGCCATTTGATTCTGAGTGATTCGGAGTTGACGTAATAAATCATCTACATAAATTGTTTCTGGAACAAATAAGGGTTCTTGTAAAATTCGTCGGATATTGATATTTTCAAAGCCTTCTTTAAATCCGGCATCTAATAAGCGTTTGGTGTGAACCAAACCAATAACCTTATCTTTGTCAACATCGTAAACGGGGATGCGTGAAAAACTTTGTTTTAAGATTTCTTGGATATTTTCTAAAGCATCGTCGTTGATATCAATCATAAAAGCATCAGTACGTGGTACCATCACTTCCCGCGCCATTAATTCGTCCAGAGAGAATATCCCTTGTAACATTTCGATTTCGTCAGCGTCTAATGTGGCTTCACTATTTGACAACATGTATTCAATTTCGTCACGTGTCATTTGTTCATCAGCATCATCAAATGTCATAGGCGTTATACGACTAAGTAAGTTAGTCGAAACAGATAAGAGCCATACAAAAGGACTGACCAACTTCCCTAAAACAATAATCACTGGTGCTGAAATAATAGCCAAGCGATCTTTTAAATTCATAGCAATTCGTTTAGGATATAATTCTCCCAGAACGATAGAAACATAAGTTAAAAAAATCAATGAGATAATTGTCCCAGCAGAACGGGCTGTCGCTGAATTTCCTAACCAGCTTGAGATAACTTTCCCAAGAGAAGCCGATAAACTAGCTCCCTGTAAGAGACTGATGAAGGTAATACCAACCTGGATAGTTGATAAAAAGTGGTTAGGTTGATTTAAGACGCTCAACAATCGGACATAGCTTTTATCGCCATCTGCTGCTTTTTGTTGAACTCGGGAGCGGCTTAAAGAAACAAGAGCCATCTCACTAGCAGAGAAAAAAGCGTTTAATAAAGTCAAGAAAATCAGCAATAATACTTGAAGGTATAAGGGCTGATTGACAGGGTCTTCCATTAATAAATACTCCTAAAAAGTTTATAGTATAGTCATTATATCACAGATTTTCCAGAAAAGGACTCAATTTATTATTAAGCCCTAAATTTCAATTTTTTATCCCAAGAAATTTTTATATTAAAGGATTCTTTTTAGGCAACTTACCCACTCTTAATCATCAGCTAATTTCTCTAGCATTAGTAAAAATGGTGGGCAATTTTTTTGGTTCAAAGCTTGGTAACTCATCACGGTCACCTTTTCTTGTGGCAGCTGGCTCAAATAATCAAGTAGAGCATCTTTTTCCTTTAGCCCTCCTTCATGCCCATAATAAACCATAATAGCAATCCTACCACCCACACGCAGAGCTCTCAATAATTTTTTAAGGGCTTCAATGGTTGTTTCTGCTCTTGTAATGATTGACTTATCAGCATTTGGTAAATACCCCAAGTTAAAGATAGCTGCATCTACTTGGTCAAGGTAAGCATCAACTTTTTCATGCCCATCTTGGATTAGTTGAACATTCTCAAGCTGTGCTTTTTGCACTTTCTCCCTTGTTACCTGCAAAGCTTTTTCCTGGACGTCAAAAGCATATAATCTTTTAACTTTTGGGGCAAAATATAGGGTATCGTTGCCATTTCCCATAGTTGCATCAACCAGAATACTATTGGTATCAAGGATGGCATCCAAAAATTGGTGAGACATATCAAGTGGTTTTTGCATGATTGTTTACTCCTAACTTGCTAAATCACGGCGGCTAAAGACAAAAAGTCCAATCAGATCAGAAATAATTATAATAACGGTCGCAATTAGTAACATCACAACATCAAGATCCGAACCAGCGAACCGATCGGTAGCATTCGCATAATAATATGGCGTCACATACTTGAGAATATCTACTTTATCAACTAGTCGGCATATAAGATCCATAAAATAGCCAAATAAAGCAATCCCCATTCCTAAACCAACTAGCTTTTTCCGAGAAAAAGCGGAAATCATAAAGCAAATACTTGCGATTTCTACCTGCATGACGAGTACCAAAGAATGATATTGTGCGAAGTCAATATAATTAAAAGGCATCCCTACTTTGTAAAGCGCTAGGTACTCAGGGGTAATCGCTATCACATTGAAAAGTATCAGTAAGATTAAAATACTAAGATACTTCTTCCAAAAAATATGTTGGCGACTTATTGGTAGGCTAAAGAGAAACTCTGCTGTATGAGCCTCTTCTTCCTTAGATAGCAATGATATTCCTAACATTGCTGAAAACATCGCTGCGCCAATCGAATAAATCAGAGCAATTTCTGCCGAATAGTAGCCTCCTAAGGTCGCTATGGAGACTTTGTCCATTCCTAAAGCCTTTGAAATACCTCCCATGTCTTGATAGAGGTATGCAATTTCTTTAATACTATCAGCGACACTCTCGTAGAGTAGAATACATAAAGCGCTACTAATGCCTACAGATAACGCCCAAATTAAAAGACTTTTTCTGTTTTCTTGTAACTCATGTTTAATAATCATCTTGTTTCCTCCTCATAATAGTGCATAAAGAGGTCCTCCAAGGATGGTTCTTCAATTAAAACATCATCAAGTTCCATTTGACTCAACTCTTTGAGTAACTCACTAGCTTTACCTTCAAAGGTGCGCGTGCTTGATTGGCCATCTTTCCATAACGTAACTACTTTTTTTTGATGTTGCATGAGATTTTCAACCCGATCAATAGTTACCAATTTTCCTTTTTTAAGAATTGCAATGCGATCACAATATGATTTGATTTCCGACAAAACATGAGAGGATAAAAAGCAAGTCTTACCATTTGCTTTCGCTTCTAACAAGAGTTGAAAGAAACGCTCTTGCATGAGGGGATCTAATCCTGACGTTGGCTCATCTAAAATTAATAAATCTGGCTGATGTTGCATCGCACAAACAATACTAACTTTTTTACGATTACCTAAAGATAAGTCCTTAATTTTTTTGGTTAGGGGTATTTCTAGGAGTTGGCAAATACGGTCTGCTTCTCTACTACAATCTATGTTAGTGTGGGCTTTAGCAGCAAAATCAATGGTCTCCTTAACCGTCATATTAGGATAAAACATCGCTTCTGAAGGCATATACCCAATATGCTCTAAGGTTTCAGACAAGTTTTGATAACGATTATTAAAAAGGGTAATTTGTCCCTTATTACAAGTGATTAAACCTAATAGACACCTTATAGTCGTTGATTTTCCAGCACCATTAGCACCAAGGAATCCATATATTTCCCCTTTCTCAACTGTCAAAGTCAATTGATCAAGAGCAATTTGCCGACCATAGGATTTTGATAGATTTTGAATAGCAATAATTGTCTCTGTCATAATAGACTCCTTTCCGGCATATCTTAGATTAGTCGACAGCCCTGATAAACATCTCTGGCTTCC
Coding sequences:
- a CDS encoding hemolysin family protein, which gives rise to MEDPVNQPLYLQVLLLIFLTLLNAFFSASEMALVSLSRSRVQQKAADGDKSYVRLLSVLNQPNHFLSTIQVGITFISLLQGASLSASLGKVISSWLGNSATARSAGTIISLIFLTYVSIVLGELYPKRIAMNLKDRLAIISAPVIIVLGKLVSPFVWLLSVSTNLLSRITPMTFDDADEQMTRDEIEYMLSNSEATLDADEIEMLQGIFSLDELMAREVMVPRTDAFMIDINDDALENIQEILKQSFSRIPVYDVDKDKVIGLVHTKRLLDAGFKEGFENINIRRILQEPLFVPETIYVDDLLRQLRITQNQMAILLDEYGGVAGLVTLEDLLEEIVGEIDDETDKAEQFVHVIGEDTYIVVGTMTLNEFNEYFETDLESDDVDTIAGFYITGTGTIPSQEEKESIECYSNGKHLILTNDKVKDGRITKLKVVVSNIEQIINED
- a CDS encoding ABC transporter ATP-binding protein, with protein sequence MTETIIAIQNLSKSYGRQIALDQLTLTVEKGEIYGFLGANGAGKSTTIRCLLGLITCNKGQITLFNNRYQNLSETLEHIGYMPSEAMFYPNMTVKETIDFAAKAHTNIDCSREADRICQLLEIPLTKKIKDLSLGNRKKVSIVCAMQHQPDLLILDEPTSGLDPLMQERFFQLLLEAKANGKTCFLSSHVLSEIKSYCDRIAILKKGKLVTIDRVENLMQHQKKVVTLWKDGQSSTRTFEGKASELLKELSQMELDDVLIEEPSLEDLFMHYYEEETR
- a CDS encoding tRNA (mnm(5)s(2)U34)-methyltransferase; the encoded protein is MQKPLDMSHQFLDAILDTNSILVDATMGNGNDTLYFAPKVKRLYAFDVQEKALQVTREKVQKAQLENVQLIQDGHEKVDAYLDQVDAAIFNLGYLPNADKSIITRAETTIEALKKLLRALRVGGRIAIMVYYGHEGGLKEKDALLDYLSQLPQEKVTVMSYQALNQKNCPPFLLMLEKLADD
- a CDS encoding ABC transporter permease subunit — its product is MIIKHELQENRKSLLIWALSVGISSALCILLYESVADSIKEIAYLYQDMGGISKALGMDKVSIATLGGYYSAEIALIYSIGAAMFSAMLGISLLSKEEEAHTAEFLFSLPISRQHIFWKKYLSILILLILFNVIAITPEYLALYKVGMPFNYIDFAQYHSLVLVMQVEIASICFMISAFSRKKLVGLGMGIALFGYFMDLICRLVDKVDILKYVTPYYYANATDRFAGSDLDVVMLLIATVIIIISDLIGLFVFSRRDLAS